The following are encoded in a window of Clostridia bacterium genomic DNA:
- the acpS gene encoding holo-ACP synthase, whose amino-acid sequence MIGVDIIEIDRIAKLINKDFLNTFFTDKEKEYIITKNNSAQTVAGLFSAKEAISKALGIGLGNGVKLNEMEIDHDIMGKPIVVLYGEAKEELAKYGKEIEISISHNKTSAIAFALIKV is encoded by the coding sequence ATGATAGGCGTTGATATAATTGAGATTGATAGAATAGCCAAACTTATCAATAAAGACTTTCTTAATACTTTCTTTACCGACAAGGAAAAAGAATATATAATAACCAAAAATAACTCCGCTCAAACGGTTGCGGGGCTTTTTTCCGCCAAAGAAGCAATAAGTAAAGCGCTCGGTATTGGACTAGGCAACGGCGTTAAATTAAACGAAATGGAGATTGACCACGATATAATGGGTAAGCCCATAGTTGTCCTTTATGGCGAGGCAAAAGAAGAACTTGCAAAATACGGTAAAGAAATAGAGATATCTATCTCTCACAATAAAACTTCGGCGATTGCATTCGCCCTTATAAAAGTATGA
- a CDS encoding YigZ family protein — protein MNYTTIEDKLFTYSVEINKSKFIGNACRIESVEQSQEFIKQIGKKYYDANHNTYAYVCGQYSKYSDDGEPQGTAGLPILDCLKKSGLNNVCVVVTRYFGGIKLGAGGLIRAYSGTASGVLASAEKVEFVDCVRAKTILNYDNYQIVNARLQNLCKIQLDYSQGVEANLIIKKQDVSQVEAVLAELTSGKSSLTVVCEVTYNY, from the coding sequence TTGAATTACACAACCATAGAAGATAAGCTATTTACTTATTCGGTAGAGATAAATAAATCAAAATTTATAGGCAACGCTTGTAGAATTGAGAGCGTCGAACAATCGCAAGAGTTTATCAAACAGATAGGTAAGAAATATTATGACGCAAATCATAACACTTACGCTTATGTTTGCGGACAATATTCTAAATATAGCGACGACGGCGAACCGCAAGGCACAGCCGGGTTGCCTATTCTTGATTGTTTGAAAAAAAGCGGACTAAATAACGTGTGCGTAGTGGTGACAAGGTATTTTGGCGGTATCAAGTTAGGCGCAGGCGGACTAATTAGAGCTTATTCGGGTACGGCTAGCGGAGTTCTTGCAAGCGCCGAAAAGGTCGAATTTGTTGATTGCGTTAGGGCAAAGACTATATTAAATTACGACAACTACCAAATTGTAAATGCTAGACTTCAAAATTTATGTAAAATACAACTTGACTATTCGCAGGGAGTTGAGGCTAACCTTATAATCAAAAAACAAGATGTTAGTCAAGTCGAAGCCGTTCTTGCCGAGCTTACAAGCGGAAAGAGCAGTTTGACAGTAGTTTGCGAGGTTACATATAATTATTAA
- a CDS encoding RecX family transcriptional regulator, with protein sequence MEITTLEIQKRNKQRVNLYLDNEFKCGLTAITVLSRRLKVGDQLSQEELDDILQTSETDIAFSKAIDYISRSLKTQKQATDYLLDKGFAQVVVDNVITKLKYYKYINDFDYARTYVEQAKNSIGDRKMKAELTQRGVDETIIEQFLCEIDPQTYKQSCLVQANKYLKNKQLDNKTLQGLYRYLLYRGFDYEQINTTISSLKEEE encoded by the coding sequence ATGGAAATTACTACTCTTGAAATTCAAAAAAGAAATAAGCAACGTGTCAACCTATATTTAGACAATGAGTTTAAATGCGGTCTTACGGCAATTACCGTGCTTTCTAGGCGGTTGAAGGTCGGCGACCAACTTAGTCAAGAAGAATTAGACGATATTTTGCAAACAAGCGAAACCGATATCGCCTTTTCTAAGGCAATCGACTATATATCAAGAAGTTTAAAGACTCAAAAACAAGCTACCGATTATTTGCTAGATAAGGGGTTTGCCCAAGTCGTTGTCGATAACGTCATAACAAAACTTAAATATTACAAGTATATTAACGATTTTGACTACGCTAGAACTTATGTCGAACAGGCTAAAAACTCAATCGGCGACCGAAAAATGAAAGCCGAGCTTACTCAACGAGGCGTAGACGAAACAATAATCGAACAGTTTCTTTGCGAAATTGACCCGCAAACCTACAAACAATCTTGCTTAGTTCAAGCAAATAAATATTTAAAGAATAAACAACTGGATAACAAAACATTACAAGGACTTTATAGATATTTGCTTTATCGAGGATTTGACTACGAGCAAATAAATACGACTATAAGTAGTCTTAAAGAGGAAGAATGA
- a CDS encoding DMT family transporter, producing MIDKPRLRSNIILLVTAFIWGTAFVAQKAGEGIGSFAFIAIRNLLAIVVMLPIMFILAKRRGEKFNILGTNDPKGKKITLFAGVIVGLILFAGCALQQFGILNTDSVGKAGFITTLYIVLVPILGIFIKKKVNWIVFISVAISSVGLYLLCIDGEFKLSTGDLLLLGCALMFAIHILVVDHFVSSVNTIHFAWLQYAVCAVLGFIAMFIFEKPDITLILQAYFPLLYAGVLSSAIGFTLQIVAQKNMNPTVASLIMCLESVFSVLGGYVVFGDILTTRELIGCGMMFVAIILAQIPFGKPKLDSVK from the coding sequence ATGATTGATAAACCTAGATTACGGTCTAATATTATTCTACTTGTAACCGCATTTATATGGGGTACGGCATTTGTCGCTCAAAAAGCAGGCGAGGGGATAGGCTCTTTTGCCTTTATCGCCATTAGAAATTTACTCGCTATTGTGGTAATGTTGCCTATTATGTTTATTCTGGCAAAAAGACGAGGCGAAAAATTTAATATTTTGGGTACAAACGACCCTAAGGGCAAAAAAATAACTTTATTTGCCGGAGTTATCGTTGGATTAATTTTATTTGCCGGTTGCGCTTTACAACAGTTTGGCATACTCAACACCGACTCGGTTGGAAAAGCCGGATTTATAACTACGCTTTATATTGTGTTAGTGCCTATACTTGGAATTTTTATTAAAAAGAAAGTCAACTGGATTGTATTTATCAGCGTAGCCATTTCTTCCGTTGGACTCTATTTACTGTGTATCGACGGCGAATTTAAGTTGTCTACCGGCGACCTACTTCTACTAGGTTGCGCATTAATGTTTGCCATACATATTCTTGTTGTCGACCACTTTGTAAGTTCGGTCAACACCATACACTTTGCTTGGTTACAATATGCAGTGTGCGCAGTACTTGGTTTTATAGCTATGTTTATTTTTGAAAAACCCGATATCACCTTAATTTTGCAAGCATATTTCCCTTTGCTTTACGCCGGAGTACTTTCTAGCGCCATAGGCTTTACGCTTCAAATTGTTGCTCAAAAAAATATGAATCCCACAGTCGCCTCTTTAATTATGTGTTTAGAGTCGGTCTTTTCGGTTCTAGGCGGTTATGTGGTGTTCGGCGATATATTGACCACCCGAGAATTGATAGGCTGTGGAATGATGTTTGTAGCCATTATTTTGGCTCAAATACCTTTTGGCAAGCCCAAACTTGACTCTGTAAAATAA